A genome region from Candidatus Omnitrophota bacterium includes the following:
- a CDS encoding elongation factor G — protein TPGFSDFYSEVLSGVRAVDNAIVVIDAAAGVDVGTEKAWALLEDIGLPRIIFINKIDKEGVDRDKVVADIRNSLSRNAVILNSSSLEELMEPIAESDDALLEKYLSEGKLSLEELKNGLHKAVYNAKVFPILFGSAATDAGLDELIRAIKDYLACPEEETHMLVQDGEVSASGTSPFSAFVFKSIVDPYVGQLSLVRIFSGRLAANSTFYNVTQKTPEKFGHIYVLQGKEERAVDAAGCGDIVAIPKLKLTQTSDSLSDQAHPVIFSPLVFPEPMMSASVKPKTRQDEEKISQALAKLVAEDHSFHFRVDPETKEMIISGMGDLHLHVMIGRLKKRFNVDVELGTPKVPYKETLTRSAKVQGKFKRQSGGRGQYGDVWIEVHPLEHGKGFEFLDKVVGGAIPRNFIPSVEKGVRQAMAQGVIAGYPMVDVQVVLYDGSYHDVDSSDMAFQRAGGMALRKAAQEAGPALLEPIMEVEVYIPEEFLGQVSGDLNSRRGRPMGLEVKGKMQVVKAIVPLAEMFTYASDLRSMTQGKGSYTMKFAHYEQVPGKIASPIISRYQAQYKETEE, from the coding sequence TACCCCCGGGTTTTCCGATTTCTACTCCGAGGTCCTTTCCGGGGTGCGCGCTGTGGATAACGCCATAGTGGTCATTGACGCCGCCGCCGGGGTTGATGTCGGCACGGAAAAAGCCTGGGCGCTCCTTGAAGATATCGGATTGCCCAGGATCATATTTATCAATAAAATAGATAAAGAAGGCGTTGATCGCGATAAAGTAGTCGCCGATATACGGAACAGCCTTTCCCGGAACGCAGTAATTCTGAATTCCAGCAGCCTTGAGGAATTGATGGAGCCGATCGCCGAAAGCGACGACGCGCTTCTGGAGAAATACCTGTCCGAAGGAAAGCTTTCCCTGGAAGAGTTGAAGAATGGGTTGCATAAAGCGGTTTATAACGCCAAAGTCTTTCCCATACTTTTTGGATCAGCGGCTACTGATGCCGGGCTTGATGAGTTGATCCGGGCGATAAAAGATTATCTGGCCTGTCCGGAAGAAGAGACGCATATGCTGGTTCAGGATGGAGAGGTCTCTGCTTCGGGAACCTCGCCGTTTTCCGCGTTTGTTTTTAAAAGCATTGTCGATCCTTATGTGGGGCAGTTAAGCCTGGTGAGGATATTTTCCGGCAGACTGGCGGCTAACTCGACTTTTTATAACGTTACTCAAAAAACCCCGGAGAAGTTCGGCCATATTTATGTGCTGCAGGGCAAAGAAGAAAGGGCTGTTGACGCGGCCGGCTGCGGTGATATTGTGGCGATCCCCAAGCTGAAACTCACCCAGACTTCGGATTCCTTGAGCGATCAGGCGCATCCGGTAATTTTTTCCCCGCTGGTTTTCCCGGAGCCGATGATGTCAGCCTCGGTAAAGCCCAAAACCCGGCAGGACGAAGAAAAGATCTCTCAGGCATTGGCCAAGTTGGTCGCCGAGGATCATAGTTTTCATTTCCGGGTTGACCCGGAGACCAAAGAGATGATCATATCCGGTATGGGAGATCTCCACCTGCATGTGATGATCGGCCGGCTGAAGAAACGATTCAATGTGGATGTGGAGTTGGGTACGCCGAAAGTCCCGTATAAAGAGACCCTAACCCGGTCAGCCAAGGTGCAGGGGAAATTCAAGCGGCAATCAGGAGGCCGAGGCCAGTATGGGGATGTGTGGATTGAGGTGCATCCGTTGGAGCACGGCAAAGGTTTTGAGTTCCTTGATAAGGTTGTAGGCGGGGCTATCCCCCGGAATTTTATCCCTTCTGTCGAGAAGGGGGTGCGCCAGGCAATGGCCCAGGGTGTTATAGCCGGCTATCCGATGGTGGATGTGCAGGTTGTTCTTTACGACGGTTCTTATCATGATGTGGATTCTTCGGATATGGCTTTTCAGCGCGCCGGAGGCATGGCATTGCGTAAGGCCGCTCAAGAAGCCGGCCCCGCCTTGCTTGAGCCTATAATGGAAGTTGAAGTTTACATCCCTGAAGAATTCCTAGGGCAGGTATCCGGGGACCTTAATTCCCGCCGGGGCAGGCCCATGGGCCTGGAGGTTAAGGGTAAGATGCAAGTGGTCAAGGCCATAGTCCCTTTAGCCGAGATGTTCACCTATGCCAGCGATCTGCGTTCGATGACCCAGGGCAAAGGAAGTTATACCATGAAATTCGCCCATTACGAACAGGTTCCGGGAAAGATCGCCAGCCCGATCATCAGCAGGTATCAGGCGCAGTATAAGGAAACAGAGGAGTAA